The proteins below come from a single Limosilactobacillus reuteri genomic window:
- a CDS encoding nitrate reductase subunit alpha codes for MKSRFFNKVDKFNGTFTQLEENSRRWEKLYRQRWAHDKVVRTTHGVNCTGSCSWNVYVKQGIITWEHQATDYPSCGPNIPGYEPRGCPRGASFSWYEYSPVRIKYPYIRGKLWELWTAAKKEHENPLDAWASIVEDPEKSKKYKKVRGHGGLIRVHRYEALEMISAACLYTIKKYGPDRIGGFTPIPAMSMMSFSAGARFIALMGGEQMSFYDWYADLPPASPQIWGEQTDVPESAEWYNSSYIIMWGSNVPLTRTPDAHFMTEVRYKGTKIVAVSPDYAENVKFADDWLAPEPGSDSAVAQAMTYVILDEFYQKHPVKRFIDYSKRFTDLPFMVELEPSTANGDHYTPGRFVRISDLVADDTIVNPAWKTVVYDQNNHKIVVPNGTMGQEYNAKEKWNLELLDQNGNKIDPALSINDQDGETEQIIADFPAFSNDGNSVVQRHLPVKKLKFTDGKEHLVTNVYDLMMAQMGINRTGNDELAAKDAMDAESYFTPAWQESRSGVKAEQVIQIAREFAQNAAENEGRSMVIMGGGVNHWFNADMNYRNIINMLMLCGCVGMTGGGWAHYVGQEKLRPQEGWANITFANDWEKGSARQMQGTTWYYFATDQWRYEEIDNQAQKSPVWKSKHSYLHNADYNQMAIRLGWLPSYPQFDRNPLSFAKDYNTTDINEISKKVVDELKKGSLHFAAEDPDANQNQPKAFFLWRSNLFASSGKGAEYFMKHLLGAENGLLAKPNDRVKPQDMIWRDKGAIGKLDLVVDMDFRMVSTPMYSDVVLPAATWYEKKDLSSTDMHPFIHPFNAAVSPMWESKSDWQQFKLLAKTVSEMAKKYMPGTFYDLKSAPLGHNTQGEIAQPYGEIKDWKNGETEPIPGKTMPSLKLVTRDYTKIYDKYITLGPNIVNNYNYKVDDQYDYLKDMNGIASEGIGAGCPLLDEDEKVCDAILRMSTASNGKLADRAWEKKQERTGEHLTDIGRGHADDSMSFKQITAQPQEAYPTPIGTSAKHGGARYTPFSLMTERNIPTFTLTGRQHFYIDHEIFREFGENMATYKPSLPPVVMAPGDVDVPPVKDEVTLKYMTPHGKWNIHTMYYDNLEMLTLFRGGPTIWISPQDADKIKVKDNDWIEVYNRNGVVTARAVVSVRMPEGSMYMYHAQDNEIYEPLSTITGNRGGSHNAPTQIHIKPTHMVGGYGQLSYGWNYYGPTGNQRDLYANVRKLKKVNWSED; via the coding sequence ATGAAGTCACGATTCTTTAACAAGGTTGATAAGTTTAATGGAACCTTTACACAACTTGAAGAAAATAGTCGCCGTTGGGAAAAGCTTTATCGCCAGCGATGGGCGCATGACAAAGTTGTCCGAACAACTCATGGAGTTAACTGTACAGGCTCGTGTTCTTGGAATGTTTATGTCAAGCAAGGAATTATTACTTGGGAACACCAAGCCACAGATTATCCATCATGCGGACCTAATATTCCAGGATATGAACCACGGGGATGTCCTCGGGGAGCTAGTTTCTCTTGGTATGAATACAGTCCCGTTCGAATTAAGTATCCATATATTCGTGGCAAGTTATGGGAGCTTTGGACTGCTGCCAAGAAAGAACATGAAAATCCCTTAGATGCGTGGGCAAGTATTGTCGAAGATCCAGAAAAGTCTAAAAAATATAAGAAGGTCCGAGGACACGGTGGCTTAATTCGTGTTCATCGTTATGAAGCATTAGAAATGATTTCAGCTGCTTGCTTATACACAATTAAGAAGTATGGGCCTGACCGCATTGGTGGTTTTACCCCAATTCCTGCAATGTCAATGATGAGTTTTAGTGCCGGAGCACGGTTCATTGCCTTAATGGGTGGGGAACAAATGAGTTTCTACGATTGGTATGCTGATCTACCACCTGCGTCTCCTCAGATTTGGGGTGAACAGACTGATGTTCCAGAATCCGCAGAATGGTATAACAGTTCTTACATTATTATGTGGGGATCAAACGTCCCATTAACTCGGACGCCGGATGCGCACTTCATGACAGAGGTTAGGTACAAAGGAACAAAGATTGTGGCAGTTAGCCCTGATTATGCTGAAAATGTGAAATTTGCTGATGATTGGCTTGCACCAGAACCAGGTAGTGATTCTGCTGTTGCTCAAGCGATGACTTATGTAATTTTAGATGAATTCTACCAAAAGCACCCAGTTAAACGTTTCATTGATTACTCCAAGCGATTTACTGATTTACCATTTATGGTTGAATTGGAACCAAGTACAGCAAATGGTGATCACTATACACCAGGTCGCTTCGTCCGGATTAGTGACTTAGTTGCTGATGATACGATTGTCAATCCAGCATGGAAGACAGTTGTTTATGACCAAAATAACCACAAGATTGTTGTTCCAAATGGAACGATGGGACAAGAATATAATGCTAAGGAAAAATGGAATCTTGAATTATTAGACCAAAATGGTAATAAGATTGATCCGGCACTTTCTATTAATGATCAAGATGGCGAAACTGAACAAATTATTGCTGATTTTCCAGCGTTTAGTAATGACGGAAACAGCGTTGTGCAACGTCATTTACCAGTTAAAAAGCTCAAATTCACAGATGGCAAAGAACACTTGGTAACTAATGTTTATGATCTGATGATGGCTCAAATGGGAATTAATCGGACTGGTAATGATGAACTTGCTGCTAAAGATGCAATGGATGCTGAGAGTTACTTTACTCCTGCTTGGCAAGAAAGCCGTTCGGGAGTAAAAGCAGAGCAAGTTATTCAAATTGCTCGTGAATTTGCCCAAAACGCGGCCGAAAATGAAGGGCGGAGTATGGTAATCATGGGTGGTGGAGTCAACCACTGGTTCAATGCCGATATGAACTATCGAAACATTATTAATATGCTGATGTTGTGTGGTTGTGTTGGTATGACTGGTGGTGGTTGGGCTCACTACGTTGGTCAAGAAAAGCTCCGTCCACAAGAGGGTTGGGCAAATATTACTTTTGCTAATGACTGGGAAAAAGGTAGTGCCCGTCAAATGCAAGGTACTACTTGGTATTACTTTGCAACTGATCAATGGCGTTATGAAGAAATTGATAACCAAGCTCAAAAATCACCTGTTTGGAAGAGTAAACATTCCTACTTACATAATGCTGATTATAATCAAATGGCAATTCGTTTAGGATGGTTACCATCATACCCACAATTTGATCGTAATCCGTTATCTTTTGCAAAAGATTACAATACAACTGATATTAATGAAATTTCAAAGAAAGTTGTCGATGAATTGAAGAAGGGCTCTTTACATTTTGCTGCTGAAGATCCTGATGCTAACCAAAATCAACCTAAAGCGTTCTTCTTATGGCGTTCAAACTTATTTGCTTCTTCTGGCAAAGGTGCCGAATACTTTATGAAACATTTATTAGGCGCTGAAAATGGATTGCTTGCTAAACCTAATGATCGAGTTAAGCCCCAGGATATGATTTGGCGTGATAAAGGAGCAATTGGTAAGTTAGATCTTGTTGTTGATATGGACTTCCGAATGGTTTCAACACCAATGTACTCCGATGTTGTCCTACCAGCTGCTACTTGGTATGAAAAGAAGGACCTTTCATCAACTGATATGCATCCATTTATTCACCCATTTAATGCAGCAGTTAGTCCAATGTGGGAATCAAAGTCTGACTGGCAACAATTCAAGCTCTTGGCTAAGACTGTTTCTGAAATGGCAAAGAAATACATGCCGGGAACCTTCTATGATCTTAAGAGCGCACCACTAGGACATAATACTCAAGGGGAAATCGCTCAACCATACGGGGAAATTAAAGATTGGAAGAACGGTGAAACAGAGCCAATCCCTGGAAAAACCATGCCTTCTTTAAAATTAGTTACCCGTGATTATACTAAGATCTATGACAAATACATCACTCTTGGCCCTAATATAGTAAATAATTATAACTATAAAGTTGATGATCAATATGATTACCTCAAAGACATGAATGGAATTGCTAGTGAAGGCATTGGTGCAGGCTGTCCGTTACTTGATGAAGATGAAAAAGTATGTGATGCAATCTTACGGATGTCAACTGCTTCCAATGGTAAACTCGCTGATCGAGCTTGGGAAAAGAAGCAAGAGCGAACGGGTGAACATTTAACAGATATTGGTCGCGGTCATGCTGATGATTCAATGTCGTTTAAGCAAATCACTGCTCAACCACAAGAAGCTTATCCAACACCAATCGGAACTTCTGCTAAACATGGTGGAGCTCGCTACACACCATTTTCATTAATGACTGAGCGAAATATTCCTACATTTACTCTTACAGGTCGTCAGCATTTCTACATTGATCATGAAATTTTCCGTGAATTTGGTGAAAATATGGCAACTTATAAACCATCCTTACCACCAGTTGTAATGGCCCCAGGAGATGTTGATGTTCCACCAGTAAAAGATGAAGTTACACTTAAATATATGACTCCTCATGGTAAATGGAATATTCATACGATGTACTACGATAACCTTGAAATGTTGACATTATTCCGGGGTGGTCCAACTATTTGGATTAGTCCCCAAGATGCCGATAAGATTAAGGTAAAAGATAACGACTGGATCGAAGTCTATAACCGTAATGGGGTTGTTACTGCGCGGGCGGTTGTTTCTGTTCGGATGCCTGAGGGGTCAATGTACATGTACCATGCCCAAGATAATGAAATTTACGAACCTCTTTCTACCATTACCGGTAATCGTGGGGGATCACATAATGCACCGACGCAAATCCACATTAAGCCAACACACATGGTTGGAGGATACGGCCAATTGAGTTACGGTTGGAATTACTATGGACCAACTGGAAACCAACGTGATCTTTATGCAAATGTAAGAAAGTTGAAGAAGGTGAACTGGAGTGAAGATTAA
- a CDS encoding HesA/MoeB/ThiF family protein: MNRYDRQERVHQIGSIGQQKISHATIMIVGVGALGSYTAEQLVRAGVKRLVLIDPDTVDVTNLQRQSLFTEADASQQRLKVEAAKEHLHKINSVCQITAIPAPITADLIDEYQFTLCLDCLDNYQARDLLNKLAIIKNFDYLFASCAGTYGNVMAISPQNHPCLNCLFPNINELKQNDCDLIGVNTALIPIVAGLQVSLALHYLVDKTQVNFNELIAVDNWSMQFSKFAINKNYHCPACAKPSSISLEESAPELHMLCGENAYYTIKEKPINFGRLKEFLAKKELLINANRLFLHFKWENRPVSIFKNGKIVMYNLPTSAIAQKQFKSLNILMKEDLL; the protein is encoded by the coding sequence ATGAATCGTTATGATCGTCAAGAAAGGGTACATCAAATTGGTAGTATTGGTCAGCAAAAAATTAGCCATGCAACTATTATGATTGTCGGTGTAGGGGCATTGGGAAGTTATACAGCCGAGCAACTTGTCCGTGCTGGAGTTAAAAGACTTGTCTTGATTGATCCTGACACTGTTGACGTAACTAATCTTCAACGTCAATCGCTTTTCACCGAAGCAGATGCTAGCCAACAACGGCTTAAGGTCGAAGCAGCTAAAGAACATTTACATAAAATTAATTCAGTATGTCAAATTACTGCGATCCCAGCGCCGATTACTGCTGACCTTATTGACGAATATCAGTTTACCCTTTGTTTAGACTGTCTTGATAATTATCAAGCACGGGATCTATTAAACAAACTAGCAATCATCAAAAACTTTGATTATCTATTTGCCAGCTGTGCAGGAACCTATGGGAACGTAATGGCGATTTCGCCACAAAATCATCCCTGCTTGAACTGTCTTTTTCCTAATATTAATGAATTAAAACAAAACGATTGTGATTTAATTGGGGTTAATACTGCTTTAATCCCGATTGTGGCGGGACTACAGGTATCTTTAGCGCTTCATTATCTGGTTGACAAAACACAGGTTAATTTTAATGAATTGATCGCGGTTGACAATTGGTCAATGCAATTTAGTAAGTTTGCTATTAATAAAAATTACCATTGTCCCGCCTGTGCTAAGCCAAGCAGTATTTCTTTAGAAGAATCAGCACCAGAATTACATATGTTATGTGGGGAAAATGCATATTATACGATCAAAGAGAAACCTATTAATTTTGGCAGACTTAAAGAATTTTTGGCTAAAAAAGAGCTCTTAATTAACGCAAATCGATTGTTTCTTCATTTTAAATGGGAAAATCGTCCAGTAAGTATATTCAAGAATGGTAAGATTGTTATGTATAACTTACCTACTTCGGCGATTGCCCAGAAACAGTTTAAGTCGTTAAATATTTTGATGAAAGAAGACCTATTATGA
- a CDS encoding molybdenum cofactor biosynthesis protein B, translating into MKKIAILTVSDSRTLDSDTSGKLIAMKMANAGLSVVDRVIVNDDIVNIQTAYLQLEQQALDIIITNGGTGIAQRDVTIPAIRPLLKRLIPGFGEAFRQISFDEIGTRALASQALAGFNYRNQLTYCLPGSQNACQTALNKLILPEYEHLLFESSSQRKEVHHHAH; encoded by the coding sequence ATGAAAAAAATCGCAATTTTAACGGTTAGCGATAGCCGAACATTAGATAGCGATACTTCTGGAAAATTAATTGCTATGAAGATGGCTAACGCGGGCTTATCAGTAGTTGATCGGGTAATCGTTAATGATGATATTGTCAATATTCAAACTGCCTACCTTCAACTAGAACAACAAGCCCTTGATATCATCATTACTAATGGTGGAACAGGAATTGCTCAGCGTGATGTTACTATTCCGGCTATCCGTCCACTCCTCAAACGGCTAATTCCGGGTTTTGGGGAAGCGTTTCGCCAGATATCATTTGATGAAATCGGTACTCGTGCGCTTGCATCACAAGCACTAGCCGGATTTAACTACCGCAATCAGCTTACCTATTGTTTACCTGGTTCCCAGAATGCCTGTCAAACGGCTCTAAACAAACTAATTTTGCCAGAATATGAACATTTATTATTTGAAAGCAGTTCCCAACGAAAGGAAGTTCACCACCATGCTCACTAG
- a CDS encoding molybdopterin molybdotransferase MoeA — translation MLTRRTPISVAEAQKKIKEIPLKTTTETIPLSKANHRILAEDVHAHYDYPHFRRAGMDGYAILASDDHDFPREFNVRGEIQAGATWDQPLQPGDAVRIMTGAYVPSDAGKVIRIEKTRPAKDENKVQIITTESKTNITETGTDVKSGDIVLAKDQEINPGGLAVLTAFGVQEVTVYKKPRIAIIATGTELLGPNATIEPGKIFNSNGIMLKNLVGETGGIVDFETQLPDDADLIKQTLEEQIATHEIVITDGGVSVGDFDFIGDEARKADELLFNKIKQRPGSVTTAFVQNNTLIMALSGNPGACFTGFYLYMEPLIRRYQHQASRIKQVRAILAAPYNKTNGFDRYLRCTYEFKDNQFYVYPNGINRSGSLANLQTTTCLALIPHSTTPMKVGTETDAWLLPFK, via the coding sequence ATGCTCACTAGAAGAACACCAATCTCTGTTGCCGAGGCACAGAAAAAGATTAAGGAAATCCCCCTGAAAACAACTACAGAAACAATTCCCCTATCAAAAGCTAACCATCGTATTTTAGCTGAGGATGTCCATGCTCATTATGACTATCCTCATTTTCGCCGAGCAGGAATGGATGGGTATGCAATTTTAGCCAGCGATGATCATGACTTCCCCCGCGAGTTTAATGTCCGAGGAGAGATTCAAGCTGGAGCAACTTGGGATCAACCATTACAGCCAGGGGATGCAGTTCGGATAATGACTGGTGCATATGTCCCTTCTGATGCGGGGAAAGTAATTCGAATTGAAAAAACGCGGCCCGCTAAAGATGAAAATAAGGTTCAAATTATTACAACTGAGAGTAAAACTAACATTACAGAAACTGGTACTGATGTAAAAAGCGGTGATATCGTTTTAGCAAAAGACCAGGAAATAAATCCCGGTGGCCTAGCAGTCTTAACGGCTTTTGGTGTTCAAGAAGTAACAGTTTATAAAAAACCACGGATTGCAATTATCGCCACTGGAACTGAATTATTAGGACCTAATGCCACGATTGAACCGGGAAAGATCTTTAATAGTAATGGTATTATGTTAAAAAATCTTGTAGGAGAAACTGGTGGGATTGTTGATTTTGAAACCCAATTACCAGATGATGCTGATCTTATCAAGCAGACTCTTGAAGAACAAATAGCAACTCATGAAATTGTAATTACTGATGGTGGTGTTTCAGTTGGTGATTTTGATTTTATTGGAGATGAAGCACGTAAAGCTGATGAATTGCTTTTTAATAAGATTAAACAACGACCAGGAAGCGTTACGACTGCCTTTGTTCAAAATAATACGTTAATAATGGCCCTTTCTGGGAATCCAGGAGCTTGTTTTACTGGTTTTTACCTTTATATGGAACCGCTGATTCGCCGTTATCAACACCAAGCCAGCCGAATTAAGCAAGTACGGGCAATATTAGCGGCCCCATATAATAAAACAAACGGGTTCGATCGGTATCTTCGTTGTACTTATGAATTCAAAGATAATCAGTTTTATGTTTATCCAAATGGAATCAACAGATCTGGCTCATTAGCTAACCTCCAGACGACAACCTGTTTAGCACTGATTCCGCATAGTACTACTCCAATGAAGGTCGGAACGGAGACAGACGCATGGCTATTACCCTTCAAATAA
- the mobB gene encoding molybdopterin-guanine dinucleotide biosynthesis protein B: MAITLQIIGHKKSGKTLITTTLIERLSKEGYRVAALKHDAHNAAMDVPTTDSARMSSAGAKQVILQSATEFFFHQKSNVPSLTEMVELLSTDNDFVLIEGHKEATQYPQILLLKPGEDPTNVAHTPPLKIGSIFNGTTADLLGKDAIVNWCYDYLKQVKGDAG; the protein is encoded by the coding sequence ATGGCTATTACCCTTCAAATAATCGGTCATAAAAAAAGCGGCAAGACTCTTATCACGACGACTTTAATCGAAAGGCTCTCAAAAGAAGGGTATCGAGTAGCTGCTCTTAAACATGATGCCCATAATGCCGCAATGGATGTGCCAACTACTGACAGTGCTAGAATGAGTAGTGCTGGAGCTAAACAGGTTATTTTACAATCTGCGACTGAATTTTTCTTTCATCAAAAAAGTAATGTTCCGTCTTTAACGGAAATGGTTGAATTATTAAGTACCGACAATGATTTTGTCTTGATTGAAGGTCATAAGGAAGCCACTCAATATCCGCAAATTTTATTATTAAAGCCTGGCGAAGATCCTACCAATGTTGCTCATACTCCCCCTCTTAAAATAGGTAGTATCTTTAATGGAACAACCGCTGACTTATTAGGAAAAGATGCAATTGTAAATTGGTGTTATGACTACTTAAAACAAGTAAAGGGGGATGCAGGATGA
- a CDS encoding NTP transferase domain-containing protein: MIGLVYAGGKSTRFGKDKATYHVPGLPATNIELAVEKLTPFCQQIVVCANEINRAHILKLVGQEPAVQIICDIPPYDHHGPLSAIIACTSHFSTLRDYLTLAVDYPYLTKDSLAVLARTSNSYIATSQHNHYSLAHFSVSNEQVTTWVDNNDDWRLRSFITNKCVCHPLTYRSSNEFSNLNYREVDLNEK, encoded by the coding sequence ATGATTGGATTAGTATATGCTGGTGGTAAATCTACCCGTTTTGGGAAAGATAAAGCTACTTATCATGTTCCAGGATTACCAGCTACCAATATAGAGCTAGCAGTCGAGAAATTAACACCCTTTTGTCAGCAGATCGTTGTTTGTGCTAATGAAATAAATCGAGCGCATATATTAAAGTTGGTTGGTCAAGAACCGGCTGTGCAGATTATCTGTGATATTCCCCCTTATGATCATCATGGTCCCCTCTCAGCAATTATTGCTTGTACTAGTCATTTTTCAACTCTTCGGGACTATTTAACTCTGGCTGTTGATTATCCTTATCTCACAAAAGATTCACTTGCTGTTCTTGCTCGTACGTCCAACTCTTATATTGCAACAAGTCAGCACAATCACTATTCATTAGCTCATTTTTCAGTTAGCAATGAACAAGTTACTACTTGGGTTGATAATAATGATGACTGGCGATTACGTAGTTTCATCACTAATAAGTGCGTCTGCCACCCCCTTACGTATCGCTCAAGTAACGAATTTTCAAATTTAAACTATCGTGAGGTCGATTTAAATGAAAAGTAA
- a CDS encoding sensor histidine kinase, with the protein MLETANWIQKYFDQSPDAIFLFKNDDLLVSNEPAQRLVTMLNLDVNYLLQIGKNAWSQLENDDCASCLIKKRLTGATVPITFHSNATHPFHFSMVYRPLDDKESVFALTLENREQQQRLSQIEEHRILNQYVNEAHEKERQKISQDLHDSVAQGIYAAIMGIQRLATVQKQRNTEQFQAMSAAIEKQLQMTLKEIKGLALDIRPSVLDNFGLIPAIKALAKRLQNSTGITIDVIALTSAEKLQKNIQNVLYRITQEAINNAIKHAHSTEISIIVTDHNSYLQLEILDNGIGFDIDQHSGFNGHSLGLMNMNERVKAYNGAFTITSKINKGTTVKVKFPYNNTLNKDMVRTNV; encoded by the coding sequence GTGCTTGAAACTGCTAATTGGATACAAAAATATTTTGATCAATCACCAGATGCAATCTTCTTATTTAAAAATGATGATCTTTTAGTTAGTAATGAGCCGGCTCAGCGGTTAGTAACTATGCTTAATTTAGATGTTAATTACCTACTGCAAATTGGTAAAAACGCTTGGTCACAACTAGAAAATGATGATTGTGCTTCATGCTTGATTAAAAAGCGGTTAACGGGAGCTACCGTTCCGATAACGTTTCACTCCAACGCTACTCATCCTTTTCATTTTTCAATGGTTTATCGTCCTCTTGACGATAAAGAAAGTGTCTTTGCCCTGACTCTTGAAAATCGTGAGCAACAGCAACGCCTTTCGCAGATTGAAGAGCACCGAATTCTCAATCAATACGTAAATGAAGCACACGAAAAGGAACGGCAAAAAATCTCACAAGATCTTCACGATAGCGTTGCACAGGGAATCTACGCCGCAATAATGGGCATTCAAAGATTAGCAACGGTGCAAAAGCAAAGAAATACTGAGCAATTTCAAGCAATGAGTGCTGCAATCGAAAAGCAGTTACAAATGACCCTTAAAGAGATTAAAGGGCTCGCACTCGATATTCGTCCCTCGGTGCTCGATAATTTTGGCTTAATTCCGGCAATCAAAGCTTTGGCGAAACGTCTTCAAAATAGTACAGGAATCACAATTGATGTTATAGCCCTTACCTCTGCTGAAAAATTACAAAAAAACATTCAAAACGTTCTTTACCGCATTACACAAGAGGCAATTAATAACGCAATTAAACATGCTCATTCAACAGAAATAAGTATTATTGTTACGGATCACAATAGTTACCTTCAGTTAGAGATTCTTGATAATGGAATTGGATTTGATATTGATCAGCATAGTGGATTTAATGGACATTCACTTGGATTAATGAATATGAATGAACGCGTTAAGGCATATAACGGAGCCTTTACAATTACATCAAAAATTAATAAGGGAACGACAGTCAAGGTAAAGTTTCCCTATAATAATACTTTAAATAAGGATATGGTGAGAACAAATGTATAA
- a CDS encoding response regulator: protein MYNVLVADDHAIVRSGISYLVDLQPNFTVVDGTASGTDTYIRVEQGGIDILIMDLSMPPGENGLITTRRIHDKFPKVKIIILSMHEEQEYINKAMANGAMSYILKSSPDSEIVNALKHVINGEKYLDANIIVSKTDIREINASGNTLKLKGYNSLSKREKEVFPLIALGYSNKEISQKMFISTKTVEAHKANISRKLHLHGRVELVQYAIHHHLIDL, encoded by the coding sequence ATGTATAACGTTTTAGTTGCAGACGACCACGCAATTGTTCGCTCAGGAATTTCATACTTAGTCGATCTTCAACCGAATTTTACGGTGGTTGATGGGACAGCGAGTGGAACTGATACATATATTCGAGTTGAACAAGGCGGAATTGATATCTTAATTATGGATTTAAGTATGCCCCCTGGCGAAAATGGCCTAATTACTACTCGGCGAATCCATGATAAGTTTCCCAAAGTTAAAATTATCATTCTCTCGATGCATGAAGAACAGGAATATATCAACAAGGCAATGGCAAATGGCGCAATGTCTTATATTTTGAAAAGTTCACCAGATAGCGAAATTGTTAATGCCCTAAAACATGTTATAAATGGCGAGAAATATCTTGATGCAAATATCATTGTTAGTAAGACAGATATTAGAGAAATAAATGCATCTGGTAATACCTTAAAATTAAAGGGCTATAATAGTCTTTCAAAAAGGGAGAAAGAAGTCTTTCCACTTATTGCTTTAGGGTATTCAAATAAAGAGATCTCACAAAAGATGTTTATTTCAACAAAGACAGTGGAAGCCCATAAAGCAAATATTTCACGCAAACTTCACTTACATGGACGGGTTGAACTAGTACAATATGCTATTCATCACCATTTAATTGACCTTTAA
- a CDS encoding polyprenyl synthetase → MNLTPDERLVDALTTVIYQYPPMVREMINLSTGEEERRLRLSLFEAFSYFNEKELTIDQITAAQLPELLALATHLNPPSFQPNNLTPGEFASQKAYSYVASYLMNRFVRSLSTVGNPPQIIEELTTDAGDVMLAQVRRLQFNYNQQFKVADYLADVKARWGLLGTMTAKQSAVLSGAKREIVSLAGQIGQAFGTASYITHEFQQLSNDPDSFVKMITSGQYPLALLFARQQNPQWFSDFFASDHRPSQAMFKQAHQLALERIDDVKQLIDDIFSQLILDIKVLPAGQTQDELFRLVEKLKKE, encoded by the coding sequence GTGAATTTAACACCAGATGAACGGTTGGTAGATGCATTAACAACCGTTATTTATCAATATCCTCCAATGGTTCGCGAAATGATTAACTTGAGTACTGGTGAAGAAGAACGGCGACTAAGGTTGTCGCTTTTTGAGGCTTTTAGTTATTTCAACGAAAAAGAGCTCACAATTGATCAAATCACAGCTGCTCAACTACCAGAACTATTGGCATTAGCAACTCATTTGAATCCTCCTTCTTTTCAGCCAAATAACCTAACTCCTGGGGAATTCGCTAGTCAAAAAGCTTATTCATATGTTGCGAGCTACTTAATGAATCGCTTTGTCCGTTCACTAAGTACTGTAGGTAATCCTCCACAAATAATTGAGGAGTTGACAACTGACGCTGGAGATGTGATGCTTGCACAGGTTCGACGGCTACAGTTTAACTATAATCAGCAATTTAAGGTAGCTGACTATTTAGCAGATGTTAAAGCACGATGGGGATTACTTGGAACAATGACTGCAAAACAAAGTGCCGTCCTTAGCGGAGCAAAAAGGGAAATTGTTTCACTTGCAGGACAGATTGGTCAAGCCTTTGGTACTGCTAGTTATATTACACATGAGTTTCAACAACTCAGTAATGATCCCGACTCATTTGTAAAGATGATAACGAGTGGTCAGTATCCCCTGGCACTTTTATTCGCGCGCCAACAGAATCCACAATGGTTTAGTGATTTCTTCGCTTCAGATCATCGTCCTTCACAAGCGATGTTTAAGCAAGCCCATCAATTAGCACTTGAACGAATTGATGATGTCAAGCAACTAATTGATGATATCTTCTCCCAGCTAATCCTTGATATTAAAGTGTTACCAGCTGGCCAAACTCAGGATGAATTGTTTCGATTAGTTGAAAAATTAAAAAAAGAATAA